The DNA window CGTTCTCCAAACGACCCGATGAAGCTCAGGAATACCGATGTCCCGGTCGTTGATACGAAAACATACTTGTCTTCCTTATTGGCTTTGGCGCTCGGCGGGGAATCCGTCCTTTTCACCAGAAAGGACGGTACGCAAAGCCTCAGGCCAGCGCTGCCCAAGATGAGAGCCTCGGGCTATTCCAGCCATGTCCTCCAGGCGCTTGAGAACAAGTGCCTGAGATGCGGAAACACCTTGATGGGTCTGCGCGCATTTGTCGATTCCGCCTTCTTGGACCATCCAAGCCGATGCGGAGTGGCTCTGGCTAGTACTATCAACCAGGTCCTCCAAGTTGTCCAGGAATGGGTAGCTTTTCATGGGCGGAACCCCCGTTCGCTTCTGCAACTTCAAGCCACCGTCAACTCAGTCGTAGCTATCCTTCGCCCGTTCAAGGCCCTCATGTCCCATCTACGCCACGGCATCACTGATGAAGATATTTTAAATCTCGTGTTTCACCAGGCATACTCCGTTGATAACAATGAGGAGTATCTACGTCAGATTATGCGGGAGGTGCTGCGGAGAGTATCCGGGCCTTGGATAGAGTTTCTTGAAGAGTGGATAGGAACAAGACGCGAGCAAGGACTGCCTTTTACCAAGTCCAATTTAGGCGAAAGTAAGGGGTTTGTCAAGGTTGAGGCACGGGTTTTTAGGGATGATTTTGGTCGGGAGCTCGCAGAGGTTGACTACATCCTGGACTCTACAAAGATGCCACCTTTTATGCCCGAAGATGTGACGGAGACAATATTTGAGACCGGGCGCAACTTGCGATTCATTCGATCGTTTCATGAAGATCATCCACTAGCTCAGCAGGATGTCATTGCATCTAGTGATCCTCCCCAAGCCAAATGGCTTTACGACTGGGATGCTATCCTACGGCTTGAGAGCCGTGCTGTTGCGTACCGCGACTCTTTGATCGACGCCATTCGGTCGAGCCGTGATGGCTACTCTCTGGATCCCATGGCCGGATCCGTTCAGTCACTAGTTGATAGGCCTGGTTCtattctttccttctttggATTGGACCAAATCGGAATGGAAGAGCGTATTGCAGCATCTATCGAGCAGTTTGCTCAACCAGTTGCCACCCACGACTCGGAAGATTCTTTAAGTAAGATTGTGCGCGATCGACTTTCCGGGACACATATATCGACAATTGAGCTCTCAAACTCTACCCCTCACTGGACGTTGCTCCCCGTCCTTTCTTTCGGCGTTATTGCTTCAGCACAGGCCCAAGTGGTTAATAAAGAGACGCTCAAACTCCTTTTTACAGAGCACAACCTGCGAGATCATCTAAGGCTACAGCGAGAATGTCAACTTTTAGGAAACGGGCTTCTTTGTAGCCGCCTCTCCCACGCTCTATTTGATCCCAGTATGGATACGGCGGAAAGACGTTCAGGGGTCGCGAGGAGGAGCAGTGTCATGGGCTTACGGCTAGGAGGGCGCGATAACTGGCCCCCAGCAAGCTCAGAGCTACGACTGGCGCTGATGGGCATACTTTCTGAATGTTACAACGCTAATCAGGATGATGGAAGAGTGGGGAGAAGTGGCCGCCTCTTTGACAAGGAGAAATCCGGCTTGCCAGGGGATATGAGCTTTGCTATAAGGGATCTatccgaagaagaaatcgccAAGTGCATCAACCCGGACAACCTTGAAGCCTTGGACTTTCTCCGTCTGTCCTATacagcgccgccgcagctgaGCCCCATCATCACGCCGATGAATTTGCTCCAGTACGACGGCATCTTCAAATTCTTATTGCGTGTCTTGCGAATGACATTTGTCGTTAACCAGCTCTTCCGGGACACTAATAGCTTGGCTCGTGGCTGGGAGGATCCAGGCGACGCAACGCTGCGGTTCGTAAAGGAAGCCCAGCATTTTGTGGCCAGCGTGTCGACATATTTCCTCGACACAGGCATCGCTGTTCCTTGGCGCGTATTTGAGAGGAAATTGGACAAGGTCGAGGCGGATCTCCAGCGGCCGGGCATGAACAGTTCATCAGAGGATATTCAGAGCCCGGATAAACTACAAGAGTTTCATTCTCTCGTCCTGGATCGAATCATGCTTGCCTTGTTCCTCagaaagaggcagcagccagtACTGAAGCTGCTAGAGGACATTTTCAATACCATTTTACGATTCGCCAAGCACGTCAGACTAAAGTGGCTTGGAGCACAGGGCGAAGAGACAGACGCCCAGACAACAGTGGAGGCGGATCCCTCTGCTTTATACGCAGAGTTTAAGAGAAAAGTGCAAATCTTCATCACGGTGTGCCGTAGCCTCTCGGAGAAGGCTCGTCGCACAGACGGTAAGAGGGGGAGAGAAGATAGAATATTCAAGGAGCAGTACGGGACTGGCGACGATAGCATGGTTGCGCAGCTCCTAGTGAAGCTTGACATGTTTGATTATTATCTCAAGCGATAGATGGGCTGCGTCGAGTATATTCGAGGCGGCTTTGCAGAAAATATTAATGACAAATTCATAATGACATGATTATGAGAATGAATTCATAAGCGTCGAGTATGTTCGAGGCGgctttgcaaaaaaagatcaacAACACATTCATAATAACATAATCATGAGAATGGATTTTGAGAATGAATTCATGAATCATTCTCAATTCATTCTCAATTCATT is part of the Trichoderma atroviride chromosome 1, complete sequence genome and encodes:
- a CDS encoding uncharacterized protein (EggNog:ENOG41) is translated as MASDGSDEYVFAIPNFWQPSKLLLDLGAEAPSTFFANDFTNALSKTDSDPFALDPLSSTHDGFFKLLPLHDTHIEHIETDSEKTSTASPDSEPIEQPEKPPDEPPAALDSDDDEEGEENDIWLEPRIPAKPKPPHRTWNGFLSGNPATKFQPMTVSEAGPAAYDALLRSPNDPMKLRNTDVPVVDTKTYLSSLLALALGGESVLFTRKDGTQSLRPALPKMRASGYSSHVLQALENKCLRCGNTLMGLRAFVDSAFLDHPSRCGVALASTINQVLQVVQEWVAFHGRNPRSLLQLQATVNSVVAILRPFKALMSHLRHGITDEDILNLVFHQAYSVDNNEEYLRQIMREVLRRVSGPWIEFLEEWIGTRREQGLPFTKSNLGESKGFVKVEARVFRDDFGRELAEVDYILDSTKMPPFMPEDVTETIFETGRNLRFIRSFHEDHPLAQQDVIASSDPPQAKWLYDWDAILRLESRAVAYRDSLIDAIRSSRDGYSLDPMAGSVQSLVDRPGSILSFFGLDQIGMEERIAASIEQFAQPVATHDSEDSLSKIVRDRLSGTHISTIELSNSTPHWTLLPVLSFGVIASAQAQVVNKETLKLLFTEHNLRDHLRLQRECQLLGNGLLCSRLSHALFDPSMDTAERRSGVARRSSVMGLRLGGRDNWPPASSELRLALMGILSECYNANQDDGRVGRSGRLFDKEKSGLPGDMSFAIRDLSEEEIAKCINPDNLEALDFLRLSYTAPPQLSPIITPMNLLQYDGIFKFLLRVLRMTFVVNQLFRDTNSLARGWEDPGDATLRFVKEAQHFVASVSTYFLDTGIAVPWRVFERKLDKVEADLQRPGMNSSSEDIQSPDKLQEFHSLVLDRIMLALFLRKRQQPVLKLLEDIFNTILRFAKHVRLKWLGAQGEETDAQTTVEADPSALYAEFKRKVQIFITVCRSLSEKARRTDGKRGREDRIFKEQYGTGDDSMVAQLLVKLDMFDYYLKR